One Alkalicoccus halolimnae DNA segment encodes these proteins:
- a CDS encoding STAS/SEC14 domain-containing protein — protein MNKILSWSRDNVLAIEFDSKIEEKEYKEMTAEVEKLLEKYDKIKVLTKVSSIEGAELSTMKDRLEFIVKNNMKQIEKYAMVGEQAIVKTLSKSLDIISSPNVRQFDFDEEEKAKEWILKES, from the coding sequence TTGAACAAGATTTTAAGCTGGAGCAGAGATAACGTGCTGGCGATTGAATTTGACAGTAAAATCGAGGAAAAAGAATATAAAGAAATGACTGCAGAAGTAGAAAAATTGCTGGAGAAATACGATAAAATAAAAGTTTTAACGAAGGTTTCAAGTATAGAAGGAGCGGAACTCTCCACGATGAAAGATCGGCTCGAATTTATTGTGAAAAATAATATGAAACAGATTGAAAAATATGCGATGGTCGGGGAACAGGCCATAGTTAAGACACTCTCGAAGAGTCTGGACATCATTTCAAGTCCCAATGTGAGACAGTTTGATTTTGACGAAGAAGAGAAAGCGAAGGAATGGATTTTGAAAGAAAGTTAG
- a CDS encoding helix-turn-helix transcriptional regulator, with amino-acid sequence MDEYIRLINKSEDYIEKNLSQKISLDDLALNANMSKYHFHRIFSKYSEETVKQFITRIKIERSGIFLAVRKDLSITDIAFRYGYNDVSTYNKAFKKHTGMSPLEFRKARNDKNS; translated from the coding sequence ATGGACGAATATATTCGCTTAATAAATAAATCCGAAGACTATATTGAAAAAAATCTAAGCCAAAAAATTTCACTGGATGATCTAGCACTTAACGCAAATATGTCTAAGTATCATTTCCATCGTATATTTAGTAAATATAGTGAGGAGACTGTCAAACAATTTATTACGAGAATAAAGATAGAACGGTCTGGAATATTCCTTGCTGTCCGCAAAGATTTAAGTATCACAGATATTGCCTTTCGATATGGCTACAATGATGTAAGTACCTACAATAAAGCATTCAAAAAGCATACAGGGATGTCTCCATTAGAATTTAGAAAAGCAAGAAACGACAAGAATTCATAA
- the arr gene encoding NAD(+)--rifampin ADP-ribosyltransferase yields the protein MKVGGLLEAQHLSNYQDKKSNYIYFTATLDAAKWGAELAASELKERIYIVEPTGEFENDPNLTDKRFPGNPTRSYRSKSPLKIIAELSSWERHTDEEINHMLTSLEKLRAERKDVIYD from the coding sequence CTGAAAGTAGGCGGGTTATTAGAAGCGCAGCATTTGTCCAATTACCAGGATAAAAAATCTAATTATATTTACTTCACGGCAACGCTGGATGCGGCTAAATGGGGTGCTGAATTAGCCGCATCTGAATTAAAAGAAAGAATTTACATTGTTGAACCAACAGGTGAATTTGAAAATGACCCGAACTTGACTGATAAAAGATTTCCCGGTAACCCGACACGTTCTTACCGGTCTAAATCGCCTTTGAAAATAATAGCTGAATTAAGTTCCTGGGAAAGACATACTGACGAAGAAATAAATCATATGCTTACATCTTTAGAAAAATTACGCGCAGAAAGAAAAGATGTCATATATGATTAA
- a CDS encoding MBL fold metallo-hydrolase: protein MDMERSSSTERYQPVTSVNSHDGVAIGEDLYSYTIQIVNVIFYGKPGNGNDWVLIDAGMPKSGDDIKEAAATRFGEGNPPKAIILTHAHFDHIGGLIDLLEQWEVPVYAHPLEIPYITGKQDYPDPDMTVEGGMIAKMSKLFPREAIDIGNRAQELPADKTVPEMPDWRWVHTPGHTEGHVSLFREADGALIVGDAFVAVKQDSLYKVRNQELEISGPPVYFTPDWEAAEQSVKTLAQLKPQFAFTGHGVPMSGDYLQEGLADLAANFKEKAIPDYGKFVDKDDD, encoded by the coding sequence ATGGATATGGAAAGAAGTTCATCCACAGAACGTTATCAACCGGTGACTTCCGTAAACAGCCATGATGGTGTCGCAATTGGGGAAGATTTGTACAGCTATACCATTCAAATTGTGAACGTTATTTTTTACGGGAAGCCCGGTAATGGAAATGACTGGGTACTGATTGACGCGGGAATGCCGAAATCAGGAGATGATATTAAAGAGGCTGCAGCAACACGCTTTGGAGAGGGAAATCCACCGAAAGCAATCATCCTGACGCACGCCCATTTTGACCATATAGGCGGACTGATCGACCTGCTGGAGCAGTGGGAGGTACCAGTCTATGCCCATCCGCTTGAGATTCCTTATATCACAGGTAAACAGGATTATCCGGATCCGGACATGACTGTTGAAGGAGGCATGATTGCGAAAATGTCAAAACTGTTTCCACGCGAAGCGATTGATATTGGAAATCGAGCGCAGGAGCTGCCGGCGGACAAAACAGTGCCGGAAATGCCTGACTGGCGCTGGGTGCATACACCGGGACACACGGAAGGTCATGTATCGCTGTTTCGTGAAGCGGATGGAGCGCTCATCGTCGGCGATGCCTTCGTCGCAGTGAAGCAGGATTCGCTGTACAAAGTGAGGAACCAGGAGCTCGAAATCAGTGGCCCGCCGGTATATTTCACGCCGGATTGGGAAGCCGCAGAACAGTCGGTAAAAACGCTCGCCCAGCTTAAGCCGCAGTTCGCTTTTACGGGACACGGCGTGCCTATGAGCGGAGACTACCTGCAGGAGGGACTCGCAGATCTCGCAGCAAACTTCAAAGAAAAAGCCATCCCCGATTACGGAAAGTTCGTAGATAAGGACGACGACTAA
- a CDS encoding class I SAM-dependent methyltransferase, giving the protein MKHEVWEKEYRSVDNLWGFTPNSMLLNYTAFVSKKGKVLDVGIGEGRNALYFAQQGYEVEGLDISKTAISRCQELSEEYNLNIKAEAADIREYDVQKDEYSLIILSNVLNFFSEKDRNEIMTKLKKGLKEDGLIYINVFDNEEPSIKKAKERCKQVADFTYYDEENNMYHHYFTQGEMQDLVEDYTTISLVRSKFLDNTHGKPHYHSTLEILSKKPKV; this is encoded by the coding sequence ATGAAACACGAAGTTTGGGAAAAAGAATACAGAAGTGTCGATAATTTATGGGGATTTACTCCGAACAGCATGCTGCTGAACTACACGGCCTTCGTCTCTAAAAAAGGGAAAGTATTAGATGTTGGTATCGGAGAAGGTAGAAATGCCCTTTATTTCGCTCAACAGGGATACGAGGTAGAAGGTTTAGATATCTCGAAGACTGCCATAAGCAGATGTCAGGAACTTTCCGAAGAATATAATCTCAATATAAAAGCTGAGGCTGCTGATATTAGAGAATACGACGTTCAAAAAGACGAGTACTCCTTAATCATTCTATCCAACGTATTAAACTTTTTCTCTGAAAAAGATAGGAATGAAATAATGACTAAACTGAAAAAGGGATTAAAAGAAGACGGGTTAATATATATAAACGTGTTTGATAATGAAGAACCAAGTATCAAAAAAGCAAAAGAAAGGTGTAAGCAGGTCGCTGATTTTACATATTACGACGAGGAAAATAACATGTACCATCACTATTTCACTCAAGGCGAGATGCAGGATTTAGTGGAAGATTATACAACGATCAGCTTAGTCCGCTCGAAGTTTTTAGACAATACCCACGGAAAACCCCACTATCACAGTACATTAGAAATATTATCTAAAAAACCTAAAGTATAA
- a CDS encoding AraC family transcriptional regulator, protein MEKPMITVENYEVEVIYIRFKGSYTEFRKNSRKMFNELFKYAKKYNLIRENHTKVMTIYHDNPFITDSKNLRTSVAMTVPSNTTIVEEGKIGTMKFGGKYVVLHFELSIGEYEKAWKYAYSDWLLKNDKYTPRDSFPFELYVTEPPEDYKKKSKTDIYIPIE, encoded by the coding sequence GTGGAAAAGCCAATGATTACCGTAGAAAATTATGAAGTGGAAGTCATATATATACGCTTCAAAGGCTCTTACACAGAGTTTAGAAAAAACAGTCGCAAGATGTTCAATGAACTTTTCAAATACGCAAAAAAATACAATTTAATAAGAGAAAATCACACAAAAGTAATGACTATATACCATGACAATCCATTCATAACAGACTCTAAAAATTTGCGAACTAGTGTCGCAATGACTGTGCCCTCCAATACCACAATAGTAGAAGAAGGTAAAATTGGTACGATGAAGTTTGGTGGGAAATATGTTGTATTACATTTTGAGCTGAGTATAGGTGAGTATGAAAAGGCTTGGAAGTATGCTTATTCAGATTGGTTACTGAAAAATGATAAATATACTCCCAGAGATTCATTTCCATTTGAATTATATGTTACCGAGCCACCTGAAGATTATAAAAAAAAGAGTAAGACAGACATCTATATACCAATAGAATAA
- a CDS encoding MFS transporter, with amino-acid sequence MTFKFFLESWKYPLILLLGIGVSNLGAWVYLIALNLLVFDITGSPLAVAALYILIPLAALVTNLWSGSLIDRWNKRSLMVGLDIFRAVCLLFLPWLLEVSLWMMYIVVFLINIASSMFSPTSMVYITKLIPFEQRKKFNSLRSLIDSGAFLLGPGLAGILFIIGSPESAIFINAAALFLSGLVTLLMPDLDKHSLSFKKEEKLSLLLVKKDFQVVWNFSRKNGYIMLIYFLFSSVIVMTAAVDSLEAAFAKDVLNLSDSDYGFLVSIAGAGIIVGALLNTLLVKKIATSYLIGPGAVLVSIGYLIYAFSNSFLIAACGFFMLAFFLAFTNTGFLTFYQNNIPVEIMGRIGSLYELIQAALVIVTTIVIGLLAQIFSIAAAVIAGAMVMVIVSVTLCIFSLPSTKSAYYQPDELRQIEVN; translated from the coding sequence ATGACATTCAAATTTTTTCTCGAATCGTGGAAATACCCGCTGATTTTACTGCTGGGAATAGGGGTGTCCAACTTAGGTGCCTGGGTTTACTTAATTGCATTAAATTTACTCGTATTCGACATCACCGGATCTCCGTTAGCCGTAGCGGCTCTTTATATTCTTATTCCTCTAGCTGCGCTGGTAACTAATCTTTGGTCAGGCAGTTTGATTGATAGATGGAATAAACGAAGCTTGATGGTCGGTCTGGATATTTTCAGAGCTGTCTGCCTGCTGTTTTTACCTTGGCTTCTTGAAGTTTCTCTCTGGATGATGTATATTGTCGTCTTTTTGATTAACATAGCTTCTTCCATGTTCAGCCCGACCTCGATGGTTTATATCACAAAACTAATCCCCTTTGAACAAAGGAAGAAATTTAATTCTTTGCGAAGTTTAATAGATTCAGGGGCTTTTCTTCTGGGACCCGGTCTTGCAGGAATACTTTTTATTATTGGGAGTCCCGAGTCTGCTATATTCATTAATGCGGCTGCTTTGTTTTTATCTGGTTTAGTTACTTTGCTTATGCCTGACCTCGATAAACATTCACTTTCCTTTAAAAAAGAGGAGAAGTTGTCACTCCTATTAGTAAAGAAAGATTTTCAAGTGGTCTGGAATTTCAGTAGAAAGAACGGTTATATCATGCTTATCTATTTTTTGTTCAGTTCCGTTATTGTGATGACGGCGGCCGTCGATTCTCTGGAAGCTGCTTTTGCAAAGGACGTGCTGAATTTATCTGACAGTGACTATGGCTTTTTAGTAAGCATAGCAGGAGCGGGTATTATTGTTGGAGCGCTTCTTAACACACTTCTCGTAAAAAAGATTGCTACTTCCTATTTAATTGGACCAGGGGCCGTATTGGTTTCTATCGGTTACCTCATCTACGCATTTTCAAATTCGTTTCTCATAGCTGCATGCGGATTTTTCATGCTTGCCTTCTTTCTCGCCTTTACAAATACTGGTTTCCTTACCTTTTATCAGAACAACATTCCTGTAGAGATTATGGGAAGAATAGGAAGCTTGTACGAATTGATCCAGGCAGCACTAGTCATAGTAACTACCATAGTGATAGGGCTTCTTGCACAGATATTTTCCATTGCAGCTGCGGTCATAGCAGGAGCGATGGTGATGGTAATCGTTTCGGTGACATTATGCATTTTCAGCCTGCCATCCACAAAAAGCGCCTATTATCAACCGGATGAACTTAGACAAATAGAAGTAAACTAA
- a CDS encoding enoyl-CoA hydratase/isomerase family protein → MAQSETIEVEITGQTGRLKLNRPDHGNGITLQLAKELAAVTTDWEKDEAIQLVILEANGKHFSVGGDLASFAEHGNKVGEHLKEVIGYFHEAIMNLVKMKKPVIAEVKGTAAGGGLGFVCAADIVYATESSRFLMAYTKAGLTPDGGSSFFLPKLVGKKKAAELTLLNRMLTGQEAEAVGLITKAVSEDNWEEEIQALEKAFTEGAYLAAGKAKSLLNRGDITELQKHLEAEKLTLCEQIGQPEGMEGIEAFLEKRKPSFPRFHN, encoded by the coding sequence ATGGCACAGTCGGAAACAATTGAGGTGGAAATCACCGGACAGACAGGAAGATTGAAACTGAACAGACCGGATCATGGAAACGGCATTACGCTCCAGCTTGCCAAGGAACTAGCCGCGGTCACCACGGACTGGGAAAAAGATGAAGCCATTCAGCTTGTAATCCTTGAAGCAAACGGAAAGCACTTCTCTGTTGGAGGTGATTTAGCTTCCTTTGCGGAGCATGGAAATAAAGTCGGTGAGCACTTAAAAGAAGTAATTGGTTATTTTCACGAGGCAATTATGAATCTTGTAAAAATGAAAAAGCCTGTTATCGCTGAAGTAAAGGGAACTGCCGCCGGCGGCGGACTGGGTTTTGTCTGCGCTGCGGATATCGTCTATGCAACGGAATCATCTCGCTTTCTGATGGCTTATACGAAAGCCGGACTCACTCCGGACGGAGGATCGAGCTTTTTTCTGCCGAAACTCGTCGGAAAGAAAAAAGCGGCGGAGCTGACGCTCTTAAATCGGATGTTGACCGGACAGGAAGCGGAAGCTGTGGGCCTGATCACAAAAGCCGTGAGTGAAGACAACTGGGAAGAAGAAATCCAGGCGCTGGAAAAAGCATTTACCGAGGGCGCCTACCTTGCTGCCGGAAAAGCAAAAAGCTTATTAAACCGCGGTGATATTACAGAGCTGCAGAAGCACCTGGAGGCAGAAAAGCTCACCCTATGTGAACAAATAGGCCAGCCGGAAGGTATGGAAGGCATTGAGGCCTTTCTCGAGAAACGTAAGCCTTCGTTTCCCCGCTTCCATAATTAA
- a CDS encoding helix-turn-helix transcriptional regulator — translation MKNHIKILRKSAELSQEELAKRCKVSRQTINAIENDKYDPTLQLAFDIANVLNTTVDELFTGGSNRK, via the coding sequence ATGAAGAATCACATTAAGATATTAAGGAAATCAGCTGAATTATCTCAGGAAGAACTTGCTAAACGCTGTAAGGTATCCAGACAAACAATAAATGCAATTGAAAATGATAAGTACGACCCTACTTTACAATTAGCGTTTGACATAGCAAATGTATTGAATACCACAGTAGATGAGCTTTTCACCGGTGGTTCTAATAGAAAGTAA
- a CDS encoding DUF1048 domain-containing protein: MNIFEKITGSRNEKREWKAMEARANGLPAEYRNAYSAIKKYIWTSGGLTDWKDMKRIFNNILDLFEEGAAEGRKVTDLTGNDVAAFCDEIVKDSKTWQDKYRDELNDTINRD; this comes from the coding sequence ATGAATATTTTTGAAAAAATTACTGGAAGCCGTAACGAGAAACGGGAATGGAAGGCAATGGAGGCGCGTGCAAATGGCCTTCCAGCTGAATACCGCAACGCTTACAGCGCTATCAAAAAATATATATGGACTTCAGGTGGTCTCACCGACTGGAAAGACATGAAACGTATTTTCAATAATATTCTTGATCTCTTTGAAGAAGGTGCTGCAGAAGGCAGGAAAGTTACTGATCTTACGGGAAATGACGTGGCCGCTTTCTGCGACGAAATAGTGAAAGACTCTAAAACGTGGCAGGATAAGTATCGTGATGAGTTAAATGACACGATCAACCGTGACTAA
- a CDS encoding ABC transporter ATP-binding protein, whose protein sequence is MKNSVISVSGLKKSFKDNEALKGVNLEVQRGEIFALLGANGSGKTTIVNILSTLMKQDDGKAGICGFDVQRQSDLVRQNISLTGQFVALDGILTGRENLLMIAKLRGAANPDHVADDMLARFSLADAANRRAENYSGGMKRRLDIAMSLIGTPAVIFLDEPTTGLDPESRMEVWDTVKELAGGGTTILLTTQYLEEAEQLSDRIGILHGGEIITTGTLTELKEMFPPSKVEYIEKQPTLEEIFLAIVGRREKV, encoded by the coding sequence ATGAAAAATTCGGTTATCTCTGTAAGCGGGTTAAAAAAATCCTTTAAAGACAATGAAGCCTTAAAAGGTGTGAACCTCGAGGTACAGCGTGGTGAAATTTTCGCACTGCTGGGAGCAAATGGATCGGGCAAGACTACAATAGTCAACATTCTCTCAACGCTGATGAAGCAAGATGATGGAAAAGCAGGCATCTGCGGCTTTGACGTCCAGCGTCAATCCGATCTAGTGCGTCAGAACATCAGCCTGACAGGACAGTTCGTAGCATTGGATGGAATCCTTACTGGAAGGGAGAATCTGCTGATGATTGCTAAGCTGCGGGGAGCTGCCAATCCGGATCACGTTGCAGACGACATGCTTGCACGATTCAGTCTGGCCGATGCAGCAAACCGCCGGGCAGAAAATTATTCCGGGGGGATGAAACGCCGGCTGGACATTGCCATGAGTTTAATCGGGACGCCGGCGGTCATTTTTCTCGATGAACCGACAACTGGCCTTGATCCCGAATCGCGAATGGAAGTATGGGATACTGTTAAGGAACTTGCTGGCGGTGGAACCACTATCCTGCTGACGACTCAATACCTTGAAGAAGCAGAACAATTGTCGGACCGTATCGGCATTCTGCATGGAGGGGAAATCATTACAACCGGGACTCTCACCGAACTGAAAGAAATGTTTCCGCCATCGAAAGTGGAATACATCGAAAAACAACCGACATTGGAAGAAATTTTTCTGGCGATAGTCGGCAGGAGGGAGAAGGTGTAA
- a CDS encoding M14 family zinc carboxypeptidase has protein sequence MKKTFVAMLIFLLTLSIFSLPAGAVGNGPNYNGNETIKGERLTSNEDLLADVQRAAERSDSIELEIIGQSVKGRDIPLVKFGNNPDNPTILFLTQQHGNEVLITEGALNVIKNLSNNNKHNRGLAEEVNVFFVPRLNPDGAVGDVDFDISDHVAGGIATRTNANNIDLNRDHNTLEQPETYALHNNVLRAYDIDYLVDFHHQGARSGIDGEYVSGSILYPTNEGVDPEVVEMSKQLGSVMYDAVEDRGFGLLGKYNGGSANTIARNGLAYEYDIATLLFEMRGMIDHSNPNQVLGQKSNGYLIQQAVISMEAAIDAIADTSINEADVTFWDELEVQSFIGEEEATE, from the coding sequence ATGAAGAAAACTTTCGTAGCGATGTTAATCTTTCTACTCACTCTCTCTATCTTCTCTCTTCCAGCCGGTGCGGTAGGAAATGGACCGAACTACAATGGGAACGAGACAATCAAAGGAGAAAGACTGACAAGCAATGAAGATCTTTTAGCTGACGTGCAAAGAGCCGCGGAGCGCTCTGACAGCATTGAACTGGAAATTATCGGTCAGTCCGTAAAGGGAAGAGATATTCCCCTCGTGAAGTTCGGAAACAACCCGGACAATCCAACAATTTTATTTTTGACGCAGCAGCACGGAAATGAAGTTTTGATCACGGAAGGTGCACTGAACGTTATTAAAAATTTATCCAACAACAATAAACATAACCGCGGGCTTGCAGAAGAAGTGAACGTATTTTTTGTTCCCCGCTTAAATCCTGACGGTGCAGTAGGAGATGTGGATTTTGATATTTCCGACCATGTTGCAGGCGGGATCGCAACCCGTACGAATGCGAATAATATAGATTTAAACCGTGATCACAATACGCTGGAACAACCTGAAACTTATGCGCTGCATAACAATGTACTGCGGGCGTATGACATTGATTACTTAGTAGATTTCCATCATCAGGGTGCACGTTCCGGGATCGATGGAGAGTATGTATCCGGCTCTATTCTCTACCCTACAAATGAAGGAGTCGATCCTGAAGTTGTAGAAATGTCCAAACAGCTTGGCTCCGTCATGTATGATGCGGTGGAAGATCGAGGATTTGGCCTGCTCGGTAAATACAACGGCGGATCTGCCAATACAATTGCAAGAAACGGTCTGGCCTATGAATACGATATTGCTACGCTGCTTTTTGAAATGAGAGGTATGATCGACCATTCCAATCCGAACCAGGTGCTCGGTCAGAAAAGTAACGGCTATCTCATTCAGCAGGCAGTAATCTCTATGGAAGCTGCGATCGATGCGATTGCGGATACTTCAATTAATGAAGCAGACGTTACTTTCTGGGATGAATTAGAAGTTCAAAGTTTCATCGGTGAAGAGGAAGCGACAGAGTAA
- a CDS encoding DNA-binding protein yields the protein MELDFFWLAVGLAAAAYFIGDGMKNSNNPNSKNMMDYLSDQDEKQLIHEKDVHYTLGIEKKDAQSLTKEHEDIPHIVINNSVYYPKKRLLEWVEEIGK from the coding sequence ATGGAACTGGATTTTTTCTGGCTTGCTGTAGGATTGGCGGCAGCCGCCTATTTTATTGGAGACGGAATGAAAAATTCTAATAATCCAAATTCCAAAAATATGATGGACTATTTATCTGATCAAGATGAAAAGCAACTTATTCATGAAAAAGATGTTCATTATACGTTAGGAATTGAAAAAAAAGATGCGCAGTCACTAACGAAGGAACACGAAGATATTCCGCACATCGTTATTAATAACAGCGTTTATTATCCGAAAAAGAGGCTGCTTGAATGGGTAGAGGAGATCGGAAAGTAA
- a CDS encoding ABC transporter permease codes for MKSKIRVLLGRLMRNIMRSPDTIITVAVTPIMILLLFVYVFGGAIETGTDNYVNYLLPGILLITIASGVAYTSLRLFNDVKSGLMARFITMPIKRSSVLWAHVVTSLVSNALAVVVVIFAALLMGFRSNADLVGWLGVAAILGLFMLALTWLAVIPGLTAKSMEGATAYSYPLIFLPFISSAFVPTETMPKIVGVFAENQPVTSIVNSIRAILNDGAVNNDIWAALAWCIGIMIVAYIISTQVFKRQLT; via the coding sequence ATGAAAAGCAAAATAAGAGTATTATTAGGGCGGTTAATGCGCAATATTATGCGCAGTCCCGATACGATTATCACGGTGGCGGTTACGCCGATTATGATACTGCTGCTGTTTGTTTACGTCTTTGGCGGCGCCATAGAAACAGGCACGGACAACTACGTTAATTATTTATTGCCGGGAATCCTGCTGATTACGATAGCTTCCGGTGTTGCTTATACTTCTTTACGGCTGTTTAACGATGTAAAGAGCGGGCTGATGGCGCGTTTCATTACGATGCCCATTAAACGTTCATCCGTATTATGGGCCCACGTGGTGACTTCACTTGTTTCCAACGCCCTTGCTGTCGTGGTGGTTATCTTTGCCGCACTTTTGATGGGCTTTCGTTCTAACGCTGACCTCGTCGGCTGGCTCGGTGTGGCTGCTATACTCGGATTGTTTATGCTGGCGTTAACATGGCTTGCTGTCATTCCCGGATTGACCGCAAAGTCTATGGAGGGGGCGACAGCCTATTCGTACCCGTTAATTTTCTTGCCGTTTATCAGTTCGGCTTTTGTTCCCACCGAAACCATGCCCAAAATTGTCGGTGTGTTCGCTGAGAACCAGCCTGTGACTTCTATCGTAAATTCCATCCGTGCCATATTGAATGACGGGGCTGTTAACAACGATATCTGGGCAGCGCTTGCCTGGTGTATCGGTATTATGATCGTCGCTTATATCATTTCCACTCAGGTATTTAAGCGCCAATTAACGTAA
- a CDS encoding flavodoxin family protein, whose product MKLLILYYSHSGNNEKLAVELQERIGCDKYEVKEKKKRKDISIFFDFLLKRNSRLAPIEFDVSEYGPVILLAPIWAGKIAAPMRTFIKREKLTDYSFITLCSGADGQREKIASELATLTPEKPTAVAELWINNLLPEEQRNKIKYTSSFRVEKQHMQQFDAEIKSFIEMALPGSGKVRD is encoded by the coding sequence ATGAAACTACTCATTCTCTATTATTCCCATTCAGGGAACAATGAAAAGCTGGCTGTTGAATTGCAGGAGAGAATCGGATGCGACAAGTATGAAGTTAAGGAAAAAAAGAAACGGAAAGACATTTCGATTTTTTTCGATTTTTTGTTGAAGCGTAATTCGCGTCTGGCTCCTATTGAATTTGATGTTAGCGAGTACGGACCTGTTATTCTACTGGCGCCTATCTGGGCGGGAAAAATTGCCGCGCCGATGCGGACATTCATCAAGAGGGAGAAGCTGACGGATTATTCCTTCATCACCTTATGCAGCGGAGCGGATGGGCAGCGTGAAAAAATAGCCTCCGAACTGGCCACCCTTACCCCAGAGAAACCAACGGCGGTGGCAGAGCTGTGGATTAACAACCTGCTTCCTGAAGAACAGCGCAATAAAATCAAATATACGAGCAGCTTCCGCGTTGAAAAACAGCACATGCAGCAGTTTGATGCAGAGATCAAGTCCTTTATTGAAATGGCCTTGCCTGGATCAGGGAAAGTACGCGACTGA
- a CDS encoding PadR family transcriptional regulator: MENTTEMLKGVLEGCVLEIISRGETYGYEITQKLRDMGFTEVVEGTVYTITMRLEKKNLVDIEKKVSTKGPPRKFYTLTAAGEEQLKIFWEKWEFISGKINELKNKIR, from the coding sequence TTGGAGAATACTACAGAAATGTTGAAAGGTGTGCTTGAAGGTTGTGTGCTCGAGATCATCAGCCGAGGGGAAACTTACGGCTATGAAATCACGCAGAAGCTGCGCGACATGGGCTTCACAGAGGTTGTGGAAGGTACTGTTTATACGATTACGATGCGGCTGGAAAAAAAGAATCTTGTCGATATAGAGAAAAAGGTATCCACGAAGGGACCGCCGAGAAAATTTTACACGCTCACCGCAGCTGGGGAAGAGCAGCTGAAGATATTTTGGGAAAAATGGGAATTTATTTCCGGTAAAATTAACGAGCTCAAAAACAAAATAAGATAA
- a CDS encoding GNAT family N-acetyltransferase yields MYKATIDSETHLAILEPRHAKELYQVIDDSRETIGEWLSFPSHTNKVDDTAAFIKKSLKRLAENNGYWAGIWHNGRIAGSIGFLYIDWSAKKTEIGYWLGDEFTGKGLAAKALSQFIDHSFNDLGLRKIEVNTASKNLRSRTIPEKLGFTQEGTIRNYEYLNGEYHDRVIYGLLKEEWHLPIK; encoded by the coding sequence ATGTATAAAGCCACTATTGATTCAGAGACTCATTTAGCCATTTTAGAACCTCGACATGCAAAAGAATTGTATCAAGTCATAGATGACAGCCGCGAAACTATAGGGGAGTGGCTTTCTTTTCCCAGCCATACAAATAAAGTCGATGATACAGCAGCATTCATAAAAAAGTCGCTGAAAAGGCTGGCGGAGAATAATGGATATTGGGCTGGTATCTGGCATAACGGCAGAATTGCTGGTTCCATAGGGTTTTTATATATTGACTGGAGTGCCAAAAAAACGGAGATTGGTTACTGGCTTGGAGATGAATTCACGGGAAAAGGGCTGGCTGCAAAAGCTTTAAGTCAATTTATCGACCATTCCTTTAATGATCTCGGTTTAAGAAAAATTGAAGTAAATACAGCAAGTAAAAACTTAAGAAGCAGGACAATACCGGAAAAGCTTGGCTTTACACAAGAAGGCACTATTCGAAATTATGAATACTTAAATGGGGAATATCACGATCGGGTCATCTATGGGTTATTAAAAGAAGAATGGCATTTACCGATAAAATAA